In the Methylomonas rhizoryzae genome, one interval contains:
- a CDS encoding SDR family NAD(P)-dependent oxidoreductase has product MPLTSQVILITGAGGGLGGSAALALAKQGAELILLDKSIPKLEKVYDAIVEAGGPEPVMYPFDLAGANEAQYQDMADAIQQRYGALQGLLHSAAEFNAYTPITLHGTKEWGHTLNVNLNAAFLLTRMLLPLLQKSVQASIVFTSDSAVRRGQAYSGAYGVSKIALEALARILAAEFEAGQKIRVNTLVPGPVDSPIRKKAYPGEDKSRLREPNCMDALYCHLFGATSIGVTGQVFDAQTFTF; this is encoded by the coding sequence ATGCCGTTAACCTCGCAAGTCATTTTAATTACCGGAGCGGGCGGAGGTCTCGGCGGCAGCGCGGCGTTGGCGTTGGCAAAACAGGGCGCCGAGTTGATTCTGCTTGATAAAAGCATTCCGAAACTGGAAAAAGTATACGACGCCATTGTGGAAGCGGGCGGGCCGGAGCCTGTCATGTATCCCTTCGATTTGGCGGGAGCGAACGAGGCGCAATATCAGGACATGGCGGATGCAATACAGCAGCGCTACGGCGCTCTCCAGGGCTTGTTGCATTCTGCTGCCGAATTTAACGCTTACACGCCGATTACGCTGCACGGTACTAAGGAATGGGGACACACTCTCAACGTGAATTTGAACGCAGCCTTCTTATTGACCAGGATGTTGCTGCCTTTACTGCAAAAAAGTGTACAGGCATCTATTGTGTTTACCTCCGATTCGGCGGTCAGGCGAGGGCAAGCCTATAGCGGCGCCTACGGGGTATCCAAAATTGCGCTCGAAGCTTTGGCGCGCATTTTGGCGGCGGAATTCGAGGCCGGACAAAAAATACGGGTCAATACCCTGGTTCCGGGGCCTGTGGATTCGCCGATACGGAAAAAAGCGTATCCCGGCGAAGATAAATCCCGGTTGCGGGAACCTAATTGTATGGATGCACTGTACTGTCATTTGTTTGGCGCGACGAGTATCGGCGTTACCGGTCAAGTTTTTGACGCGCAAACGTTTACCTTTTAA